The region TGCAAACTAAGGATTAGTTCATGGCTAACTTAAAAGAAATTAAATTACAAATTGGTAGTGTGAAAAACACTCAGAAGACAACTAAAGCTATGAAGCTTGTATCTTCTGCAAAACTAACGCGAACTAGACAATTGTCTGATCAAGCTAGAAGTTATGCAGGTAAGATAAATGATGTTCTTTCTGATATCGCTGCTAAAGTTAGCAAAGTTCAAGACGAGGGAAATATCGGTAAGGCATTTATTGCAAATGATAATCCAAAAACAGTGGATATTGTTTTTGTAACTGCTGATAAAGGACTTTGCGGTGGTTTTAATATGGCAACAATTAAAACTGTTAGTAAAATGATGGACGAATATAGTACAAAAGGTACAACAGTTAGATTAAGAGCTGCTGGGAGAAAAGGTGTTGATTACTTTAACTTTCAAGGTGTAGAATTACATCAAGCAATTTCTGATTTATCTTCAGCTCCTGAGTATGATAGAGCGGCAGATTTTATTAAAGATGTTGTAGAAGACTTTAACAATGGCATTACTGATAAAGTAATTGTTATTTATAATGGATTCTTAAACATGTTAACTCAAGAAATTAGAGTTAGAGAATTGTTACCAATTAGCTTAGATAATGTTGATTTAAAAGAATCAAGTTCTATGTTAAATATTGAACCAGATGATGATGAAGAAGTGTTAAATGAATTAACAGGTAAATATATTGATTTCAATATGTATTACGCTCTACTTGACTCTTTAGCTGCTGAACATTCTGCAAGAATGCAAGCAATGGAAGCTGCAACTAAAAATGCAAAAGAGAAAGTTGATTCGTTAACAGTAGAATATAACAAAGCTAGACAAGCTGCAATTACAACAGAGTTAATTGAAATTATCTCTGGTGTAGAATCATTAAAATAATATAAAGGAGCATCGCGTATGAAAGGTAAAGTTATTCAGGTAATGGGTCCAGTTGTTGATGTTGAATTCGACGGCTACCTACCAGAAATAAATGAAGCTATTGATGTAGTATTAGCAAACGCTAATTCTGACAGATTAGTATTAGAAGTTGCTGCACACATTGGTGATAGTAGAGTAAGAACTATTGCAATGGATATGACTGAGGGTTTAACTAGAGGTCAAGAATGTATAGCTACAGGAGGTCCTATTAAGGTTCCTGTTGGTGAAGCTGTATTAGGAAGAATTTTCAATGTAATTGGAGACCCTGTTGATGAGGGTGCACCTGTTGCTGAAGATACTCCTAGATGGTCTATCCATAGAGAAGCTCCAGCATTTGAAGAACAATCAACTAAAACAGAAATGTTTGAAACTGGAATTAAAGTAGTTGATTTATTAGCTCCTTATTCAAAAGGTGGAAAAGTTGGTTTATTCGGTGGTGCTGGTGTTGGTAAAACAGTAATTATCATGGAATTAATCCATAATGTTGCTTTCAAACATTCAGGATACTCAGTATTCGCAGGTGTTGGTGAAAGAACAAGAGAAGGTAACGACCTTTATTACGAAATGAAAGATTCTAACGTATTAGATAAAGTTGCACTGTGCTACGGTCAAATGAGTGAGCCTCCAGGTGCCAGAAATAGAATTGCACTAACAGGTCTTACAATGGCAGAATACTTCAGAGATGAACAAGGTCTTGATGTATTAATGTTTGTTGATAATATCTTTAGATTTGCACAATCAGGTTCAGAAATGTCTGCATTATTAGGTAGAATTCCTTCAGCAGTTGGTTACCAACCAACACTTGCTTCAGAAATGGGTAAGTTACAAGAAAGAATTACATCTACTAATAAAGGTTCAATTACATCTGTACAAGCTGTATATGTTCCTGCGGATGACTTAACAGATCCAGCTCCTGCTTCTGTTTTTGCTCACTTAGATGCGACAACAGTACTTAACAGAAAAATTGCTGAAAAAGGTATTTACCCAGCAGTTGATCCATTAGATTCTACTTCTAGAATTTTAAGTGCAGAAGTTTTAGGTCAAGAGCATTATGATACTGCAAGAGGTGTTCAATCAGTTCTTCAAAAGTATAAAGATTTACAAGATATTATTGCTATTCTTGGTATGG is a window of Poseidonibacter antarcticus DNA encoding:
- the atpG gene encoding ATP synthase F1 subunit gamma, coding for MANLKEIKLQIGSVKNTQKTTKAMKLVSSAKLTRTRQLSDQARSYAGKINDVLSDIAAKVSKVQDEGNIGKAFIANDNPKTVDIVFVTADKGLCGGFNMATIKTVSKMMDEYSTKGTTVRLRAAGRKGVDYFNFQGVELHQAISDLSSAPEYDRAADFIKDVVEDFNNGITDKVIVIYNGFLNMLTQEIRVRELLPISLDNVDLKESSSMLNIEPDDDEEVLNELTGKYIDFNMYYALLDSLAAEHSARMQAMEAATKNAKEKVDSLTVEYNKARQAAITTELIEIISGVESLK
- the atpD gene encoding F0F1 ATP synthase subunit beta, producing MKGKVIQVMGPVVDVEFDGYLPEINEAIDVVLANANSDRLVLEVAAHIGDSRVRTIAMDMTEGLTRGQECIATGGPIKVPVGEAVLGRIFNVIGDPVDEGAPVAEDTPRWSIHREAPAFEEQSTKTEMFETGIKVVDLLAPYSKGGKVGLFGGAGVGKTVIIMELIHNVAFKHSGYSVFAGVGERTREGNDLYYEMKDSNVLDKVALCYGQMSEPPGARNRIALTGLTMAEYFRDEQGLDVLMFVDNIFRFAQSGSEMSALLGRIPSAVGYQPTLASEMGKLQERITSTNKGSITSVQAVYVPADDLTDPAPASVFAHLDATTVLNRKIAEKGIYPAVDPLDSTSRILSAEVLGQEHYDTARGVQSVLQKYKDLQDIIAILGMDELSEADKLVVSRARKIERYLSQPFFVAEVFTGSPGKYVELKDTIAGFQGILEGKYDDIPEMAFYMVGGIDEVLAKAESLK